The following are encoded together in the Populus trichocarpa isolate Nisqually-1 chromosome 5, P.trichocarpa_v4.1, whole genome shotgun sequence genome:
- the LOC7492484 gene encoding 40S ribosomal protein S18 — translation MSLVANEDFQHILRVLNTNVDGKQKIMFALTSIKGIGRRFSNIVCKKADVDMNKRAGELSAAELDNLMTIVANPRQFKIPDWFLNRQKDYKDGKYSQVVSNALDMKLRDDLERLKKIRNHRGLRHYWGLRVRGQHTKTTGRRGKTVGVSKKR, via the exons ATG TCTTTGGTGGCTAACGAGGATTTTCAGCACATTCTACGTGTGCTGAACACGAATGTAGATGGTAAACAAAAGATAATGTTTGCTTTGACATCAATCAAAGGTATTGGCAGGCGTTTCTCTAACATTGTCTGCAAGAAGGCCGATGTTGATATGAACAAGAG GGCTGGTGAACTATCTGCAGCCGAGTTGGATAACCTCATGACTATTGTTGCAAATCCTCGCCAGTTCAAAATCCCAGACTGGTTTTTGAATAGGCAGAAGGATTACAAAGACGGGAAGTATTCTCAGGTCGTGTCAAATGCATTGGACATGAAGTTGAGAGATGATTTGGAGCGTTTGAAGAAGATCAG GAACCACCGTGGTCTGAGGCACTACTGGGGTCTTCGTGTCAGGGGGCAGCACACAAAGACTACTGGCCGTCGTGGAAAGACTGTTGGTGTCTCTAAGAAGCGTTGA
- the LOC7492483 gene encoding UDP-rhamnose/UDP-galactose transporter 5, translating into MAPSSKADKKGAADAGAWMFNVVTSVGIIIVNKALMATYGFSYATTLTGMHFATTTLMTVVLRWLGYIQASHLPFPELLKFVVFANFSIVGMNVSLMWNSVGFYQIAKLSIIPVSCLLEVFFDKIRYSRDTKLSIGVVLLGVGVCTVTDVSVNAKGFIAAFIAVWSTSLQQYYVHYLQRKYSLSSFNLLGHTAPSQAATLLLLGPFLDYWLTNKRIDTYDYNAVSVMFIVLSCIIAVGTNLSQFICIGRFTAVSFQVLGHMKTVLVLIMGFFFFGKDGLNLHVVLGMTIAVVGMIWYSNASSKPGGKERRSLSLPTSRQQKPSNLSESNEHDGKV; encoded by the exons ATGGCTCCATCTAGCAAGGCTGATAAAAAGGGAGCTGCCGATGCGGGTGCCTGGATGTTCAATGTTGTCACTTCTGTTGGGATTATCATTGTCAATAAAGCCTTAATGGCTACTTATGGTTTTAGTTACG CCACGACACTAACTGGTATGCATTTTGCTACCACGACCTTGATGACTGTGGTTTTAAGGTGGTTGGGATACATCCAAGCATCTCATCTACCTTTCCCTGAGCTTTTAAAATTTGTTGTCTTTGCAAATTTCTCTATTGTTGGAATGAATGTTAGTCTAATGTGGAATTCAGTGGGATTTTATCAG ATTGCAAAGCTGAGTATAATTCCTGTATCCTGCCTGTTGGAAGTGTTTTTTGACAAGATTCGGTACTCACGAGACACAAAGCTAAGTATAGGAGTTGTTCTCTTGGGTGTTGGTGTTTGCACTGTCACTGATGTGAGTGTTAATGCCAAAGGATTCATTGCTGCCTTCATTGCAGTTTGGAGCACTTCTCTGCAACAGTAT TATGTACATTACCTCCAAAGGAAGTATTCACTAAGTTCTTTCAACCTCTTGGGTCACACTGCTCCATCCCAGGCTGCAACGCTGCTATTATTAGGCCCCTTTTTGGACTACTGGTTGACAAACAAAAGAATCGACACCTATGACTACAATGCAGTCTCTGTG ATGTTTATCGTTCTATCATGCATCATTGCAGTAGGGACCAACTTAAGCCAGTTCATCTGCATTGGCAGATTCACCGCTGTGTCCTTCCAAGTACTTGGTCATATGAAGACAGTACTTGTGCTTATCATGGGATTCTTTTTCTTCGGAAAAGATGGTCTTAATCTACATGTGGTTCTGGGCATGACCATAGCTGTAGTTGGAATGATTTGGTATAGCAATGCCTCATCTAAGCCTGGAGGAAAGGAGCGCAGGAGCCTCTCTCTTCCTACAAGCAGACAGCAAAAACCAAGTAATTTGTCAGAATCCAATGAACATGATGGTAAAGTCTAA